The following coding sequences are from one Enterococcus sp. 4G2_DIV0659 window:
- a CDS encoding FAD-dependent oxidoreductase, with the protein MKYPKLFSEGKIGKMTIKNRIVLPAMGINMSNQGYVNEAIINHYTERAKGGVGLVIVEVTCVDAPQGLNTSNMLVIDDDKYIEGMGRLAASIHKYEAKCLLQISHTGRGARRKITGKQPVGPSSVAMPYTFMMGLSNETPKMLTVEEIQAIEDKYAQAALRAKKAGFDGIQLHSIGYYMGEQFLNSKSNTRTDEYGGSKEKRITFHLNIVRKIRELCGEDFAVTVKLAVLELGEDAGITFEEGIYYAYRLQEAGVDALEVMVGAWKKEATLEDIADTGASKGQIFDVSAGVKAGIEQITGAKPTIPIISGGRSGYAIIAEEALENNKCEFVFMGKGLLAEPNLPNLVLQNKEALIRPCIGCNTCIDQQLQYDKPSRCSSNAVLGNRNNRYELEPAKKQKNIAIIGGGIAAVEAARVMALRGHKVTIYEKNDFIGGQVKLAAAPPHKENIHPMLDYFEAITKELDITIKLNSFMNTEDILVLNADVVICAVGPTPVRLTIPGIDLPHVFDAKEALAGKDTGENVVIIGGGVVGGETAEYLVEQGKKVTIIEASDTLAAKMVMTNRTILLDHLKLLGTTFMCETKCVKINQQSVEVIDGTGEAKEVVADTVLLSVGERPNTSLYDSLVGKVPELYNIGDSNTPDCFATSIKQGHEVGVEI; encoded by the coding sequence ATGAAGTATCCCAAACTATTTTCAGAAGGAAAAATTGGCAAAATGACTATCAAAAATCGGATTGTTTTACCAGCAATGGGCATCAATATGTCTAATCAAGGTTATGTCAATGAAGCAATTATTAATCACTATACGGAGCGAGCCAAAGGAGGCGTTGGTTTAGTGATTGTAGAAGTAACTTGTGTAGATGCACCCCAAGGATTAAATACATCCAATATGCTAGTCATTGATGATGACAAATATATTGAAGGGATGGGTAGGCTAGCAGCTTCAATCCATAAGTATGAAGCAAAATGTCTTTTACAAATTAGTCATACAGGTCGTGGGGCTCGTCGTAAAATCACTGGAAAACAACCAGTTGGCCCATCATCAGTTGCAATGCCTTATACATTCATGATGGGACTTTCAAACGAAACACCTAAAATGCTGACGGTTGAGGAAATTCAAGCAATTGAAGATAAGTATGCGCAGGCGGCTTTAAGAGCAAAAAAAGCTGGATTTGATGGGATTCAACTTCATAGTATCGGTTATTATATGGGGGAACAATTTCTTAATTCAAAATCAAATACTCGGACAGACGAATACGGTGGTAGCAAAGAAAAAAGAATTACTTTCCATTTAAATATTGTTCGCAAAATTAGAGAATTATGTGGAGAAGATTTTGCAGTTACAGTAAAGTTGGCTGTTTTAGAACTGGGTGAAGATGCAGGTATTACGTTTGAAGAAGGGATTTATTATGCTTATCGTCTTCAAGAAGCTGGTGTGGATGCTCTTGAAGTCATGGTAGGCGCTTGGAAAAAAGAAGCTACTTTGGAAGATATTGCGGATACAGGAGCTTCTAAAGGACAAATCTTCGATGTGTCTGCTGGTGTGAAAGCAGGGATCGAACAAATTACAGGTGCGAAACCAACGATTCCTATTATTAGTGGGGGACGTTCTGGGTATGCAATAATTGCGGAAGAAGCATTAGAAAATAACAAATGCGAATTTGTCTTTATGGGAAAAGGGTTGTTAGCTGAACCGAATTTGCCAAATCTAGTTCTTCAAAATAAAGAAGCCTTAATTCGACCTTGTATCGGCTGTAATACTTGTATTGATCAGCAATTACAATATGATAAGCCTTCAAGATGTTCTAGCAACGCTGTTTTAGGGAACCGCAACAATCGCTACGAATTAGAACCTGCTAAAAAACAAAAAAACATTGCCATTATCGGAGGTGGAATCGCAGCAGTAGAAGCTGCTCGAGTAATGGCATTACGCGGTCATAAAGTCACTATATATGAGAAAAATGACTTTATTGGCGGACAAGTTAAACTAGCTGCTGCACCTCCTCACAAAGAGAATATTCATCCAATGCTTGATTATTTTGAGGCGATCACAAAAGAGTTAGACATTACGATTAAATTAAATTCGTTTATGAATACTGAAGATATATTAGTGTTAAATGCAGATGTAGTAATTTGCGCCGTTGGTCCAACACCGGTTCGTTTAACGATTCCAGGTATTGATTTACCTCACGTATTTGATGCAAAAGAGGCATTGGCAGGAAAAGATACTGGTGAGAATGTGGTTATTATAGGTGGTGGCGTTGTTGGTGGAGAAACAGCCGAGTATTTAGTGGAGCAAGGGAAAAAAGTAACGATAATTGAAGCTTCTGATACCTTAGCTGCAAAAATGGTCATGACCAATCGAACCATTTTGTTAGATCATTTAAAACTTTTAGGTACGACCTTTATGTGTGAAACGAAATGTGTGAAGATCAATCAACAATCAGTTGAAGTGATTGATGGTACAGGTGAAGCAAAAGAAGTTGTGGCAGATACGGTCTTATTATCAGTAGGAGAAAGACCAAATACGTCGCTGTATGATAGCCTTGTCGGAAAAGTGCCGGAATTATACAATATTGGTGATAGTAATACACCAGATTGTTTTGCAACTAGTATCAAGCAAGGACATGAAGTGGGCGTAGAAATATAG
- the licT gene encoding BglG family transcription antiterminator LicT yields MKIEKILNNNVVMTKNESGEEIVCMGRGLAFQKKIGDAIDLTFVEKEFVLKDSITSGQFQQLFADIPLEEVEVVKRIVDIAEEELGIELSSNIYLTLTDHVHYAIIRAREGLEMPNPLMFETKKFYPKEFAIAKKGVALIKEKLDVDFSESEAGFIAFHIVNSEQANGNMEVTMSATEMVRDILTIISRYFGKPFDEDSLNYQRIVTHLQYFAQRYLQNEAHDDEDEFLYELIQSKYPKAFQSVKRIDDYLVKKYQKPIDKAEQIYLTIHIQRVTGEKKE; encoded by the coding sequence ATGAAGATCGAAAAAATATTAAACAATAATGTCGTCATGACAAAAAATGAATCAGGTGAAGAGATTGTCTGTATGGGACGAGGGCTAGCATTTCAGAAAAAAATTGGGGATGCTATTGATCTGACATTTGTTGAAAAAGAGTTTGTTCTTAAAGACTCTATTACTTCTGGTCAGTTTCAGCAATTGTTCGCGGATATACCTTTAGAAGAAGTCGAAGTAGTCAAAAGAATTGTTGATATAGCAGAGGAAGAATTAGGAATTGAGCTTTCTTCTAACATCTATTTAACCTTGACGGATCACGTTCATTATGCAATTATCAGAGCCAGAGAAGGTCTAGAAATGCCTAATCCACTGATGTTTGAAACAAAGAAGTTTTATCCCAAAGAATTTGCTATCGCTAAAAAAGGTGTAGCATTGATTAAAGAAAAACTAGATGTTGATTTTTCAGAAAGTGAAGCGGGCTTTATCGCGTTTCACATTGTGAACAGTGAACAGGCAAATGGAAATATGGAAGTAACCATGTCAGCAACAGAAATGGTACGAGATATTCTAACAATTATTAGCCGATATTTCGGCAAGCCATTTGACGAAGATTCTTTAAATTATCAACGAATCGTGACTCACTTACAATATTTTGCTCAACGTTATTTGCAAAATGAGGCACACGATGATGAAGATGAGTTTTTATACGAACTAATTCAAAGTAAGTACCCAAAAGCATTCCAATCTGTTAAGCGAATTGATGATTATCTTGTAAAAAAATATCAAAAACCAATCGACAAAGCAGAACAAATTTATTTAACGATTCATATCCAGCGAGTGACTGGTGAGAAAAAAGAATAG
- a CDS encoding AI-2E family transporter codes for MTIYEKFLQNERLRRFFVLASIILVLYLARSMITMILLTFIFTFLALHFVKFIQRFAKIPSFILVVVTYSLIVFLIYLAITKYVPVLIHQSVQMYTSVVRFYQNPTDDHNQLLTIINSYIEKSNLMAQIQNGASLILRYIQDIGSLGLSFVLSFILSFFFMIEKKQMAEFSKLFLKSDFDWFFQDIYFFADKFVNTFGVVMEAQFFIAVVNTGITTLCLALIGFSQLPSLAIMIFILSLIPVAGVIISCIPLSFIAYSQGGINDVIYILLVIIVVHLFESYVLNPKFMSSKTDLPIFYTFVILLISERLFGVWGLIVGIPIFTFFLDILKVKPIQPLKKIPAIKMKKERLD; via the coding sequence GTGACTATCTATGAAAAATTTCTCCAAAATGAGCGTCTAAGACGATTTTTTGTTTTAGCTTCGATCATTCTCGTTTTATATCTAGCTAGAAGCATGATAACAATGATTCTATTAACATTTATTTTTACCTTTTTAGCTCTGCATTTCGTAAAATTTATTCAGCGATTTGCTAAGATTCCATCGTTCATACTTGTTGTGGTTACCTATTCCTTGATTGTTTTCTTGATTTATCTAGCCATTACGAAATATGTCCCTGTGTTGATACATCAATCGGTACAAATGTATACATCTGTCGTTCGTTTTTACCAAAATCCAACCGATGATCATAATCAATTACTAACAATCATTAATAGTTATATAGAAAAATCAAATTTAATGGCACAAATTCAAAATGGGGCAAGTTTAATTTTGCGTTATATTCAAGATATTGGTTCTCTAGGACTTTCCTTTGTTCTTTCTTTTATTTTGAGTTTCTTTTTCATGATTGAGAAAAAGCAAATGGCCGAATTTTCTAAGTTATTTTTAAAAAGCGACTTTGATTGGTTCTTCCAAGATATTTATTTTTTTGCGGATAAATTTGTCAATACGTTTGGTGTCGTAATGGAAGCTCAATTTTTTATTGCAGTCGTTAATACGGGGATTACCACGCTTTGTTTGGCACTAATTGGTTTTTCCCAATTGCCTAGTTTGGCAATCATGATTTTTATTTTAAGTTTGATTCCTGTCGCAGGAGTAATTATTTCCTGTATTCCTTTAAGTTTCATTGCCTATTCTCAAGGAGGAATCAATGACGTAATCTATATTTTGCTGGTAATTATTGTCGTTCATTTGTTCGAGTCTTATGTATTAAATCCGAAATTTATGTCAAGTAAAACGGATCTGCCCATCTTTTATACCTTTGTTATTTTATTGATCAGTGAACGCTTATTTGGGGTTTGGGGATTGATCGTTGGTATTCCAATTTTCACCTTCTTTTTAGATATCTTAAAAGTAAAACCGATCCAACCACTCAAAAAAATACCTGCAATTAAAATGAAAAAAGAACGTCTGGATTAA
- a CDS encoding FMN-dependent NADH-azoreductase, producing the protein MSKLLVVKAHPLTKEESRSVRALETFLESYKEQNPTDEIDFLDVYTDFVPEIDEELLSGWGALRTGTEFTALNESQQTKVARFNELTDQFLEADKVVIANALWNLNVPTRLKAWVDTINVAGKTFKYTEEGPKPLTNGKKALHIQSNGGFYEGQDFASQYVKGILNFVGVSEVDQLFIEGIDHHPEKAEELLGAAMNQATTLGKTF; encoded by the coding sequence ATGTCAAAATTACTTGTCGTTAAAGCACATCCTCTTACTAAAGAAGAATCTCGTTCTGTTCGAGCTCTTGAAACTTTTTTAGAAAGTTATAAAGAACAAAACCCAACAGATGAAATTGACTTTTTAGATGTTTATACTGATTTTGTGCCTGAGATCGATGAAGAACTACTTTCTGGCTGGGGTGCTTTACGTACTGGTACAGAATTTACTGCATTAAACGAAAGCCAACAAACTAAAGTAGCTCGCTTCAACGAATTAACAGATCAATTTTTAGAGGCTGATAAAGTGGTTATCGCTAATGCTTTATGGAACTTAAATGTGCCTACTCGCTTGAAAGCTTGGGTTGATACAATCAACGTAGCTGGTAAAACATTCAAATACACAGAAGAAGGTCCTAAACCTTTAACTAATGGAAAAAAAGCATTACACATTCAATCAAATGGCGGTTTTTATGAAGGACAAGATTTTGCTTCTCAATATGTAAAAGGAATCCTAAATTTTGTTGGTGTGTCTGAAGTCGATCAATTATTCATTGAAGGGATCGATCACCATCCTGAAAAAGCAGAAGAATTACTAGGCGCTGCAATGAACCAAGCAACAACTCTTGGTAAAACATTCTAA
- a CDS encoding TetR/AcrR family transcriptional regulator: MVKQQKKSELTKNKIKEAASLLFVEKNFDETSISDITKSAGYAVGSFYKHWKRKEDLLLELWYDATTNFMLESARTLPRIQTPYEFSVHMVERVSIYGNDPFIQKYFSAHYSLDVHDERAMSEAFDLYVKTIYQQLLTLHDQKENLHLWTISIAVADLLNGHVLNNNNFGKNSCSVLNKEQLISIIEQLIT, from the coding sequence ATGGTTAAACAGCAGAAAAAATCCGAATTAACAAAAAACAAGATAAAAGAAGCTGCTAGTTTATTATTTGTTGAAAAAAACTTTGACGAAACTAGTATTTCAGATATTACTAAATCCGCAGGTTATGCTGTAGGATCTTTTTACAAGCATTGGAAACGAAAAGAAGATCTTCTTTTAGAACTTTGGTATGATGCAACCACTAACTTTATGCTAGAGTCCGCCCGTACGTTACCAAGGATTCAAACACCATATGAATTTAGTGTCCACATGGTCGAACGAGTATCGATTTATGGAAATGATCCATTTATTCAAAAATATTTTTCTGCCCATTATTCTTTGGACGTTCATGACGAACGAGCAATGTCAGAAGCTTTTGATTTATATGTAAAAACTATTTATCAGCAGCTATTAACATTGCATGACCAAAAAGAAAATCTGCATTTATGGACTATTTCAATTGCAGTGGCGGATTTATTAAATGGACATGTCTTGAATAATAATAATTTTGGTAAAAACAGTTGCTCTGTCTTGAATAAAGAACAACTAATCTCAATTATTGAGCAGTTGATCACATAG